Sequence from the Propionispora vibrioides genome:
GGCCCAGGAAACGGCAGTCAGTAAAATTAACAGATCTCCCCACCAGCGCCCCTGATTATTCTTTATCGCAACATCGCCATTGGTGATTACCAGTATACAACCAGCCAGCGCAAGCACCAGACCCAGAATCGTAGCAGGTTTGACCCTTTCTTTTAATAAAGTCCAGGAAATACACGCAATAAAGACCGGCGAAAGACTAATTAGAATAGAAGCATCTGTGGCATTGGTATAGTTGATGCCGTAGTGCTGCAGCAAGTAATACAAAGTTACACCGGTGGCTCCCAAGAAAGTTATCCGGCCATAGTCCGAACGCCTGATGGTCTCAGGATTGTTATAATCAATCACCAGCAGGATCAGCGAGGCAATACCATACCGGTACAGGGCGGACAGGGCGGGAGAAATCTCAGTCAGCACATACTTGGTTGAAATAAAGGTTCCGGCCCAAATTGCCACAACCAGCAAAAGCTCCAGATGGGTCAGATACGGCACACCCTTTTGCGTATTGTTGTCCATTAGATGATTTTTACCTCAAACAGCACAGTGCCGCCTTCACTGTAGGGAGGTCCCGGATCAATGCATTGCACTGTTCGCGTCGTCAGACCCAGCTCTTTAAGATCTTTTCCCAGCCTGGCAGCAAACACCGCAGGATAAAGATTGGCAAACGCAAAGCTACAAACCGCATCGCTTTCCTGCAGTGAAATGGTCGCTCCCCGCAGCACCACTTTGTCACCGGCCTTAAGTCCAGCCGCACAATGTCCTTTTACTTCTTTAGCGGTAATCATAATATCGGCCATGCCGCTTCCCCCTCTTAACGTTTGTTTATTAAATAGGATAGTACCGGACTATCGGCACATAACTGCCTGAACCGGCTTTCGCCCAACGCACCAATCAGGGCGTGCCCCCACATATCGTGTTTTATATACTCTTTGGCAATTAGTACAATACTCCCGGTCGTAGTCCATACACCTTCGGTCTGCCCATTGCTGTCCACTTCACAAATAACCACTTCTTTATCATCGCCAATAACCACATTTAACCGTTTCGCCAGCCTGTCATGGGAAGATACGCCGCAGCTTTCCAGATTAACATAGTAACCGGCTTCAGCCAGCGGTTTGCCGAATACGCCGGCAATAACCCGTACACCTCGTTTATCGGCACTAGCCAGCCAATCGTTCAATAAGAATTCCTCCTCAGGCCAAAGGGACAGCAGCAAAGAGGAATTTGCCTGCTGAATCACCTTAGCCGCCCTGGCAAGGAAATGATCATAACCGGAAAAATTTAGATTAACTTCCATATCCGGCACAGGCTCTGTCTGTTTTAGACTGGATTCCAACTGCTGTATCATTGTGGTAAACTGCTCCTGTATTTTGGCCAGGAGCGTCTCCGGCGGCACCGGATAATATTGGCCGCTGTCTGTACCGCTTTCGACAATCGCCCCCTTCACAACCAATCTGTGCAACGTCTCATAAATTTTAGCGGACGGTATTTTCCCGATCTTGCCAATCTCATAACCGTTGGCCGGATGTTTGCGAATCAGTGCATAATAGGCTTTAGCCTCATAAGAGGAAAACCCCAGTTGCTCCAGCTTTAACGTAATATCATTCACTTCATCACTCCCCTATCTACTATCTTAAATTTAAAGTCTTCCCGGAGCAATAACTACCCAAGAGCAGTAGTTATTATTTTTTTGCAACAAAAAAACACCGGCTTCGGCCGATGCTTTTTATTGACAGCAAAAATATATATTTCACCTTATGTTTTAGAATTAAACCGGTAGCCGGTTCCCCAGAGAGTTTCAATAAACTCGGGATTTGCCGGGTCTTTCTCGATTTTCTTGCGCAGCTTCTGGATATGAACGGCGACGGTAGCCACTTCGCCAAAATTCTCATCGCCCCAGATAGCAGTAAATAATTGCTCCTTACTAAAGACAATATTCGGGTTAGAAGCTAAAAAATATAACAACTCATATTCCCTGGCCGTCAACTGCACTTCCTTACCGCTAATGCAGACGGTATGAGCGGCCGTGTTGATTTCCAGCTCCCGGTATTGCAAGACCTCCTGAGCGGGGGCTAAGCCTTTTAGCCGCTGATACCGCTTGAGATGCGCCTTGATTCGGGCCACCAGTTCCGATGGGCTGAACGGTTTGGTCAAATAATCATCAGCTCCCACCGTAAGCCCCCGGATTTTATCGATTTCTTCGCTCTTGGCCGATACCACAATGACGGGAATTTCCTGTCTTTTTCTGATTTCTTTAACAATCTCGAACCCGTCCTTGCCTGGCAGCATGACATCGACAACGATCGCGTCATAGATAGCGGAAGTCGCCTTTTTCAGCCCCTGCAACCCGTCATGAACAATCTCCGCCTTATAGCCGTTAAGCTGCAAATAATCCCGCTCAAGCTCGGCAATATCCGGATCATCTTCGATAATCAGCACACGCTGCACAGTGTTTCCCCCTCACTATCCGGCCAAACCGGCAGTTCAATCGTAAAGCAGGTTCCCTTGCCCAGGGTGCTGACCACCCTAATGTGGCCCCCGTGAGCCTCGATCAATTCCCTGGCAATAGCAAGGCCCAGGCCACTGCCGGTCATTTCCTTGGGGCGCTCTGTGTGAACACGGTAAAAACGGTCGAAAATAAAAGGCACCTTGTCGGGCGCAATGCCCGGACCATTATCGCTTATATCGATACCGACGCCCTCGGCCTGCCGGTATACTCTGACCCGGATAGCTAATTGCCGGTTTGCGTTATGCTGAACCGCATTACTGAGAATATTGTTAATCGCCTGGTGGAAGCGTTTTCCATCCAATTTAACCTGTTCCTCCCCGGTAATCACATTATCATAGCCAAAGGAGATTGCCTGTTCCGTAAAATCCAATTGGTATTCTTCCATCAGATCATCCATAAAATTTTTAAACGGTACACACTGAAACTGAAACTCCAGCTTCTGCATATCCAGCTTGGCAAACAAAAACAGATCATCAATTAAATGATTGACATAGACACTGTTTTGATGAATGATTTTCAAATACTTATCCGTTGTATGTGCCACTACAGCCGTCCCTTCCAGCAAAGCCTCGGTATATCCCTGTATGGCCGTTATCGGCGTCTTTAAATCATGGGATATATTGGCAATCAGCATCTTGCGGTTTTCTTCATATTCGGCCTGGAGGATTTCACTGGCATACAGCTTTTCTGTCATATCGTTAAAAGCGTCGATGACACTGCCCAAATCACCGGATAAATCATTGCGGACTTTGACCGTATAATTGCCCTGAGCCACTTCGTCCAGCCCCTGCTTTAACTTAATCATCGGTT
This genomic interval carries:
- a CDS encoding DMT family transporter, whose protein sequence is MDNNTQKGVPYLTHLELLLVVAIWAGTFISTKYVLTEISPALSALYRYGIASLILLVIDYNNPETIRRSDYGRITFLGATGVTLYYLLQHYGINYTNATDASILISLSPVFIACISWTLLKERVKPATILGLVLALAGCILVITNGDVAIKNNQGRWWGDLLILLTAVSWALYSVFGKKILAAYTIRTIVKYTTWVGTVLLIPFSLPELARVEHFSLSWIGWLNLFYLGGLASVYGYLAWYRALAKLPSVTVGSYLYFRPFLTGLMAAVVLHERISGYIIAGGFLIIAGTYLSVKK
- a CDS encoding TIGR04076 family protein — encoded protein: MADIMITAKEVKGHCAAGLKAGDKVVLRGATISLQESDAVCSFAFANLYPAVFAARLGKDLKELGLTTRTVQCIDPGPPYSEGGTVLFEVKII
- a CDS encoding TrmB family transcriptional regulator, which gives rise to MNDITLKLEQLGFSSYEAKAYYALIRKHPANGYEIGKIGKIPSAKIYETLHRLVVKGAIVESGTDSGQYYPVPPETLLAKIQEQFTTMIQQLESSLKQTEPVPDMEVNLNFSGYDHFLARAAKVIQQANSSLLLSLWPEEEFLLNDWLASADKRGVRVIAGVFGKPLAEAGYYVNLESCGVSSHDRLAKRLNVVIGDDKEVVICEVDSNGQTEGVWTTTGSIVLIAKEYIKHDMWGHALIGALGESRFRQLCADSPVLSYLINKR
- a CDS encoding response regulator transcription factor — its product is MQRVLIIEDDPDIAELERDYLQLNGYKAEIVHDGLQGLKKATSAIYDAIVVDVMLPGKDGFEIVKEIRKRQEIPVIVVSAKSEEIDKIRGLTVGADDYLTKPFSPSELVARIKAHLKRYQRLKGLAPAQEVLQYRELEINTAAHTVCISGKEVQLTAREYELLYFLASNPNIVFSKEQLFTAIWGDENFGEVATVAVHIQKLRKKIEKDPANPEFIETLWGTGYRFNSKT
- a CDS encoding HAMP domain-containing sensor histidine kinase; this translates as MIGQGPRGHDGLRCKAARQRRREFHERLRHMEQHHLHHHHGKFLQQYTYFRYIRPAGILFSLAVFYILFSITGSQWLGLLFAGLLAAREAVHCFFFWKLEKNVIKPMIKLKQGLDEVAQGNYTVKVRNDLSGDLGSVIDAFNDMTEKLYASEILQAEYEENRKMLIANISHDLKTPITAIQGYTEALLEGTAVVAHTTDKYLKIIHQNSVYVNHLIDDLFLFAKLDMQKLEFQFQCVPFKNFMDDLMEEYQLDFTEQAISFGYDNVITGEEQVKLDGKRFHQAINNILSNAVQHNANRQLAIRVRVYRQAEGVGIDISDNGPGIAPDKVPFIFDRFYRVHTERPKEMTGSGLGLAIARELIEAHGGHIRVVSTLGKGTCFTIELPVWPDSEGETLCSVC